Proteins encoded together in one Pseudomonas arsenicoxydans window:
- the apbC gene encoding iron-sulfur cluster carrier protein ApbC, whose amino-acid sequence MSAVNRAAVEAVLRQYTDPYLNQDPVSAGCVRSIDIQGDRVSVQLELGYAAGLFKSGWSQMLQMAIEGLDGVTTARVDITSVIAPHKAQAQIPGLANVKNVVAVASGKGGVGKSTTAANLALALAREGAKVGILDADIYGPSQGIMFGIPEGTRPKVKDQKWFVPIESHGVEVMSMAFLTDDNTPMVWRGPMVSGALLQLVTQTAWGDLDYLVIDMPPGTGDIQLTLAQKVPVAGAVIVTTPQDLALLDARKGVEMFRKVNIPVLGVVENMAVHICSNCGHAEHLFGEGGGVKLASQYGVELLASLPLAMTIREQADGGKPTVIAEPDSPIAMVYQELARHVGARIVLQEAATPAMPNITISDD is encoded by the coding sequence ATGAGCGCCGTCAATCGCGCAGCGGTGGAAGCCGTCCTTCGCCAATACACCGACCCTTACCTGAACCAGGACCCGGTCAGCGCCGGGTGTGTGCGCAGCATCGACATCCAGGGTGATCGCGTCAGCGTCCAGCTGGAATTGGGTTACGCCGCCGGTTTGTTCAAGAGTGGCTGGTCGCAGATGCTGCAAATGGCGATCGAAGGCCTCGACGGCGTGACGACCGCTCGCGTCGACATCACCAGCGTGATTGCCCCGCACAAGGCCCAGGCGCAAATTCCAGGCCTGGCCAACGTCAAGAATGTAGTGGCCGTGGCGTCCGGCAAGGGCGGCGTGGGCAAATCCACCACCGCCGCCAACCTTGCGCTGGCCCTGGCCCGTGAAGGCGCCAAGGTCGGGATTCTCGACGCGGACATCTACGGTCCGAGCCAGGGCATCATGTTCGGCATCCCCGAAGGCACCCGACCGAAGGTCAAGGATCAGAAATGGTTCGTGCCCATCGAGTCCCATGGCGTCGAAGTGATGTCGATGGCGTTCCTGACCGACGACAACACGCCGATGGTCTGGCGTGGGCCGATGGTGTCGGGCGCGCTGCTGCAACTGGTGACCCAAACCGCCTGGGGCGATCTGGATTACCTGGTCATCGACATGCCGCCAGGCACCGGTGACATCCAGCTGACCCTGGCGCAGAAAGTCCCGGTGGCCGGTGCGGTTATCGTCACCACCCCGCAGGATCTGGCGTTGTTGGACGCACGTAAAGGCGTCGAGATGTTCCGCAAGGTCAACATCCCGGTGTTGGGCGTGGTGGAAAACATGGCCGTGCACATCTGCTCCAACTGCGGACATGCCGAGCATCTGTTCGGTGAGGGTGGTGGCGTGAAGCTGGCCAGCCAGTACGGCGTTGAGCTCCTGGCTTCGTTGCCGCTGGCGATGACCATCCGCGAACAGGCCGATGGCGGCAAGCCAACCGTGATCGCCGAGCCGGACAGCCCGATTGCGATGGTGTATCAGGAACTCGCCCGCCACGTTGGCGCGCGGATTGTGTTGCAGGAAGCGGCGACACCGGCGATGCCGAACATCACCATCAGCGACGATTGA
- the groL gene encoding chaperonin GroEL (60 kDa chaperone family; promotes refolding of misfolded polypeptides especially under stressful conditions; forms two stacked rings of heptamers to form a barrel-shaped 14mer; ends can be capped by GroES; misfolded proteins enter the barrel where they are refolded when GroES binds) has protein sequence MAAKEVKFGDSARKKMLAGVNVLADAVKATLGPKGRNVIIEKSFGAPTITKDGVSVAKEIELKDRFENMGAQLVKDVASRANDDAGDGTTTATVLAQSIVNEGLKAVAAGMNPMDLKRGIDKATIAIVKELKALSKPCADTRAIAQVGTISANSDSSIGDIIAEAMEKVGKEGVITVEEGSGLENELSVVEGMQFDRGYLSPYFVNKPETMTAELDGPLILLVDKKISNIREMLPVLEAVAKAGRPLLIVAEDVEGEALATLVVNNMRGIVKVAAVKAPGFGDRRKAMLQDIAVLTGGTVISEEIGLSLESTTLEHLGNAKRVILSKENTTVIDGAGVETDIQARVLQIRQQVADTSSDYDREKLQERLAKLSGGVAVIKVGAGSEVEMKEKKARVEDALHATRAAVEEGVVPGGGVALVRALQAISELKGDNDDQNVGIQLLRRAVEAPLRQIVANSGDEPSVVVDKVKQGSGNYGYNAATGEYGDMIEMGILDPAKVTRSALQAASSIASLMITTEAMIAEIKEDGPAGGGMPDMGGMGGMGGMM, from the coding sequence ATGGCTGCTAAAGAAGTTAAATTCGGCGATTCCGCCCGCAAGAAAATGCTCGCCGGTGTCAACGTCCTGGCTGACGCAGTAAAAGCGACCCTGGGCCCTAAAGGCCGTAACGTGATCATCGAGAAGAGCTTCGGCGCTCCGACCATCACCAAGGACGGCGTTTCCGTAGCCAAAGAAATCGAGCTGAAAGATCGCTTCGAAAACATGGGCGCGCAGCTGGTCAAAGACGTTGCCTCCCGTGCCAACGATGACGCAGGCGACGGCACCACCACCGCTACCGTTCTGGCTCAGTCGATCGTCAACGAAGGCCTGAAAGCCGTCGCTGCCGGCATGAACCCGATGGACCTGAAACGCGGTATCGACAAAGCGACCATCGCTATCGTCAAAGAGCTCAAAGCACTGTCCAAGCCTTGCGCTGACACCCGTGCAATCGCTCAGGTCGGCACCATCTCGGCCAACTCCGACAGCTCCATCGGCGACATCATTGCCGAAGCCATGGAAAAAGTCGGTAAAGAAGGCGTGATCACCGTTGAAGAAGGCTCGGGCCTGGAAAACGAACTGTCGGTTGTTGAAGGCATGCAGTTCGACCGTGGCTACCTGTCCCCGTACTTCGTCAACAAGCCAGAGACCATGACTGCCGAGCTCGACGGTCCGCTGATCCTGCTGGTCGACAAAAAGATCTCCAACATCCGCGAAATGTTGCCAGTACTGGAAGCCGTTGCCAAAGCCGGCCGTCCACTGCTGATCGTGGCCGAAGACGTTGAAGGCGAAGCCCTGGCGACTCTGGTTGTGAACAACATGCGTGGCATCGTTAAAGTCGCAGCCGTCAAGGCTCCAGGCTTCGGCGACCGTCGCAAGGCCATGCTTCAGGACATCGCTGTTCTGACTGGCGGTACCGTTATCTCCGAAGAGATCGGTCTGAGCCTGGAAAGCACTACCCTGGAACACCTGGGTAATGCCAAGCGCGTGATCCTGTCCAAAGAAAACACCACCGTGATCGACGGTGCAGGCGTTGAGACTGACATCCAGGCTCGCGTTCTGCAGATCCGTCAGCAAGTGGCCGACACTTCGTCCGACTACGACCGTGAAAAACTGCAAGAACGTCTGGCCAAGCTGTCCGGCGGCGTTGCAGTGATCAAGGTTGGCGCTGGTTCCGAAGTAGAAATGAAAGAGAAGAAAGCCCGCGTTGAAGACGCCCTGCACGCTACCCGTGCAGCCGTTGAAGAAGGCGTGGTACCTGGCGGCGGCGTGGCACTGGTTCGCGCTCTGCAGGCTATCTCCGAGCTCAAAGGCGACAACGATGACCAGAACGTTGGCATCCAGTTGCTGCGTCGCGCTGTTGAAGCGCCACTGCGCCAGATCGTTGCCAACTCCGGTGACGAGCCAAGCGTTGTGGTCGACAAGGTCAAGCAGGGTTCGGGTAACTACGGTTACAACGCTGCGACCGGCGAATACGGCGACATGATCGAAATGGGTATCCTGGACCCGGCTAAAGTGACTCGTTCGGCTCTGCAAGCGGCTTCGTCGATTGCCAGCCTGATGATCACCACCGAAGCCATGATCGCCGAGATCAAGGAAGACGGCCCAGCTGGCGGCGGCATGCCAGACATGGGCGGTATGGGCGGCATGGGCGGCATGATGTAA
- a CDS encoding class I SAM-dependent methyltransferase codes for MDGPIKLDFSEKYDDQHAQRYLRKHQDGVGRRLSHWRDEQLVRKALALAGEPGLILDLPCGAGRFWPVLAEKANRAIIGADNSESMLKVAAKSQPADVVKRVKRLQTSAFDIELPDNAVDCIFCMRLLHHIGDAEHRMTILREFERVSRDSVIISLWVDGNFKAWKRKRAEKQRGQKGYQNRFVLPAATVEKEFEQAGFRIQEQLDFLPLYAMWRVYVLRKR; via the coding sequence ATGGATGGCCCGATCAAACTTGATTTCTCTGAAAAATACGACGATCAGCATGCGCAACGGTACTTGCGCAAGCATCAGGACGGAGTGGGGCGTCGCTTGTCCCACTGGCGTGACGAGCAGTTGGTGCGTAAGGCGCTGGCACTGGCTGGCGAACCTGGGCTGATCCTCGACCTGCCATGCGGCGCCGGGCGCTTCTGGCCAGTACTGGCGGAAAAGGCCAATCGAGCCATCATCGGGGCCGATAATTCCGAGTCAATGTTGAAGGTCGCCGCCAAGTCGCAACCGGCCGACGTGGTAAAGCGGGTAAAACGTTTGCAGACTTCTGCATTCGATATTGAGTTGCCCGACAATGCCGTCGACTGCATTTTCTGCATGCGCTTGCTCCATCACATCGGCGACGCCGAACACCGAATGACCATTCTGCGCGAATTCGAACGTGTCTCACGGGACAGCGTCATTATTTCGTTGTGGGTCGACGGCAATTTCAAGGCCTGGAAACGCAAGCGTGCAGAGAAGCAGCGTGGACAGAAAGGTTACCAAAACCGATTTGTCTTACCGGCTGCCACGGTAGAAAAGGAGTTTGAACAGGCAGGTTTCCGTATTCAGGAACAATTGGACTTTTTACCGCTCTATGCCATGTGGCGGGTTTATGTATTACGCAAGAGGTAA
- a CDS encoding phosphatase PAP2 family protein encodes MSSSAVRPTPRPLNFWVCLGVPAVAAIILMLLELTSLDMDLAKLFYDPVAGNFIGRHSYFLETIVHDRAKQVVIAFSVFAILAFIGSFFMDRLKPFKRELGCLVLSLALATSFVTPMKAVTAVQCPWSLEQFGGHETYSELLSPRPHTEKPGRCWPGGHAATGFTLFALFFVLRDRRPRLARQAFVFAFALGSVFSISRMMQGAHFFSHNVWTAIFCWLICLGSYYYILYRPASKAERVAQAERVSA; translated from the coding sequence ATGTCATCATCCGCTGTCCGTCCCACCCCTCGCCCGCTCAATTTCTGGGTATGCCTGGGTGTCCCCGCCGTTGCGGCGATCATTTTGATGTTGCTCGAACTGACATCGCTGGACATGGACCTGGCCAAACTGTTCTACGACCCGGTCGCCGGGAATTTCATCGGGCGCCACAGTTACTTCCTGGAAACCATCGTGCATGACCGCGCCAAGCAAGTGGTCATCGCGTTTTCGGTGTTTGCCATCCTCGCCTTCATCGGCTCCTTTTTCATGGACAGGCTCAAGCCGTTCAAACGTGAACTGGGTTGCCTGGTGCTGTCGCTGGCGTTGGCGACATCGTTCGTGACGCCGATGAAAGCGGTGACAGCGGTGCAATGTCCCTGGAGCCTGGAGCAATTCGGTGGGCATGAGACCTACAGCGAACTGCTCAGCCCTCGCCCGCACACAGAAAAACCAGGCCGTTGCTGGCCGGGGGGTCACGCCGCCACCGGCTTCACGCTGTTTGCGCTGTTCTTTGTCCTGCGTGACCGTCGTCCGCGTCTGGCGCGCCAGGCGTTTGTGTTCGCTTTCGCTCTGGGCTCAGTGTTTTCCATCAGCCGGATGATGCAGGGCGCGCACTTCTTCTCCCACAACGTGTGGACGGCGATTTTCTGCTGGCTGATCTGTCTGGGGTCTTACTACTACATCCTGTATCGACCGGCTTCCAAGGCTGAGCGAGTGGCCCAAGCAGAACGCGTTAGCGCCTGA
- a CDS encoding sensor histidine kinase, whose protein sequence is MEFKQSLAQRIIIAFALMSALVAGAFAMGIVATVHLVEEKLISAGLGGDLQRLLLMDSVSDWSHRPEPDQLFYFSGGPGDFALPKDLRHLDAGFHEVFRENLSYHAIVEIVDGRRYVLLQDQSDFEERERVLFAVVLVGFVLSLALAVFLGWILARKVMAPVVRLARQVRHRDQLLGLAPPLAPDYAADEVGELAVAFDATLGRLRQALTRERLFTSDVSHELRTPLMVLASSCELLLENPHLDQRGHAQVERIARACEEMRELVQTFLMLARAQREDASMSPQQSVRQIADGLLNLWREPIEAKGLKLIFEPGDPQDTGYNATLLHAVMGNLLRNALHYTEDGFIRLTLTATGFIVEDSGVGIPEDKREAMFEPFVRGSEKRGEGLGLGLSLVQRICENQGWSVSLTNMEPNGCRFEVELSQK, encoded by the coding sequence ATGGAGTTTAAGCAGAGCCTTGCTCAACGGATCATCATTGCCTTTGCATTAATGAGCGCGCTGGTGGCGGGGGCCTTTGCCATGGGCATTGTGGCGACCGTGCACCTGGTGGAAGAAAAGCTGATTTCGGCGGGGCTCGGTGGCGACTTGCAGCGCCTGTTGCTGATGGACAGCGTCTCGGACTGGAGCCATCGCCCCGAGCCAGACCAATTGTTCTACTTCAGCGGCGGGCCGGGAGACTTTGCGCTACCCAAGGATCTGCGGCACCTTGATGCCGGATTTCACGAGGTTTTTCGTGAGAATCTTTCGTATCACGCGATAGTCGAAATCGTTGATGGCCGGCGTTACGTCCTGCTTCAAGACCAAAGCGATTTCGAAGAGCGTGAGCGGGTGCTGTTTGCCGTGGTGTTGGTCGGCTTCGTGCTGAGCCTGGCGTTGGCGGTCTTTCTCGGCTGGATCCTGGCGCGCAAAGTGATGGCGCCGGTGGTACGACTGGCCCGCCAGGTGCGCCATCGCGATCAACTGTTGGGGCTGGCCCCGCCTCTGGCTCCGGATTATGCCGCCGACGAAGTGGGCGAGCTGGCCGTTGCCTTCGACGCCACCCTTGGGCGTTTGCGCCAGGCATTGACCCGCGAGCGGTTGTTTACCAGTGACGTCAGCCACGAACTGCGCACACCGTTGATGGTGCTGGCCAGTTCCTGTGAGCTACTGCTGGAAAACCCCCACCTTGATCAGCGCGGTCACGCCCAGGTCGAGCGTATCGCCCGCGCGTGCGAAGAGATGCGCGAGCTGGTGCAAACGTTCCTGATGCTGGCTCGGGCCCAACGAGAAGACGCCAGCATGTCGCCGCAGCAATCGGTCCGTCAGATAGCCGACGGCCTGCTCAATCTGTGGCGCGAACCGATCGAAGCCAAAGGACTGAAACTGATCTTCGAGCCGGGCGATCCGCAGGACACGGGCTACAACGCGACCCTCTTGCACGCGGTAATGGGTAATCTGCTGCGTAATGCACTGCATTACACGGAAGACGGTTTCATCCGCCTGACGCTGACCGCCACGGGATTCATTGTCGAGGACAGTGGCGTGGGCATTCCCGAGGATAAGCGCGAGGCGATGTTCGAACCGTTCGTACGTGGCAGCGAGAAACGCGGCGAGGGCCTGGGGCTTGGACTGTCGCTGGTACAGCGGATCTGTGAGAACCAGGGCTGGAGTGTCAGCCTGACCAACATGGAACCCAATGGCTGTCGTTTTGAGGTGGAGTTAAGCCAGAAGTAG
- the colR gene encoding two-component system response regulator ColR, with protein MRILLVEDNRDILANLADYLGLKGYTVDCAQDGLSGLHLAATEHYDLIVLDIMLPGIDGYTLCKRLREDARRDTPVIMLTARDQLDDRLQGFKSGADDYLIKPFALSELAARIEAVMRRTQGGGRRSLQVGDLSYDLDTLEVTREGRLLKLNPVGLKLLAVLMQKSPHVLRREILEEALWGDDCPDSDSLRSHVHQLRQVIDKPFAKPLLQTVHGVGYRLAEGRDGV; from the coding sequence ATGCGAATTCTATTGGTTGAAGACAACCGCGATATCCTGGCCAATCTAGCCGATTACCTGGGGCTCAAAGGCTACACCGTGGACTGTGCGCAGGACGGTTTGTCAGGTCTGCATCTGGCGGCTACCGAGCATTACGATTTGATCGTACTCGATATCATGTTGCCTGGCATCGACGGTTACACCCTTTGCAAACGCCTGCGCGAAGACGCCCGCCGTGACACGCCGGTGATCATGCTCACTGCGCGTGACCAGCTCGATGACCGGCTGCAAGGCTTCAAGTCCGGTGCCGACGACTACCTGATCAAACCGTTTGCCCTGTCCGAACTGGCCGCCCGCATCGAAGCTGTCATGCGTCGCACCCAGGGTGGCGGTCGACGATCCTTGCAAGTGGGGGATTTGAGCTACGACCTCGACACTCTGGAAGTGACCCGTGAAGGCCGTCTGCTCAAACTCAACCCGGTCGGCCTGAAGCTGCTCGCCGTGCTGATGCAGAAAAGTCCCCATGTGCTGCGTCGCGAAATTCTCGAAGAAGCCCTGTGGGGCGATGACTGCCCGGACAGCGACAGCCTGCGCAGCCACGTGCATCAGCTGCGTCAGGTGATCGACAAACCATTCGCCAAGCCATTGCTGCAAACCGTTCACGGTGTCGGTTATCGCTTGGCCGAGGGCCGTGATGGAGTTTAA
- a CDS encoding HugZ family pyridoxamine 5'-phosphate oxidase, with protein MSVEAAKNARELLLKEYRGVLSTHSKSMPGFPFGSVVPYCLDEQGRPLILISRIAQHTHNLEKDPKCSLFVGEREADDVQAVGRLTYLAEAEKLEDEAAIEAAAERYYRYFPDSQSYHKAHDFDFWVLKPVRHRYIGGFGAIHWVDHLTLANPFAGKAEASMVEHMNADHAKAIAHYVDLAGLPKTEPAQLAGIDTEGMHLRIGQALYWLPFQAPCNTPTQVREALVFLAHAEHWPKNEVADA; from the coding sequence TTGAGCGTAGAAGCGGCCAAGAATGCCCGAGAATTGCTTCTCAAGGAATACCGTGGAGTGCTGTCGACACACTCCAAGTCGATGCCGGGTTTCCCGTTCGGCTCCGTCGTTCCTTACTGCCTGGACGAGCAAGGGCGGCCGCTGATCCTTATCAGCCGCATCGCACAGCACACCCATAACCTGGAAAAAGACCCGAAATGTTCGTTGTTCGTGGGCGAGCGCGAGGCCGATGATGTGCAAGCCGTTGGTCGCCTGACTTACCTCGCTGAAGCAGAAAAGCTCGAGGACGAGGCGGCCATCGAAGCGGCGGCGGAACGTTACTACCGCTATTTCCCGGATTCGCAGAGCTACCACAAGGCTCACGATTTCGATTTCTGGGTGCTCAAGCCTGTGCGTCACCGCTACATCGGTGGTTTTGGCGCGATTCACTGGGTCGATCACCTGACCTTGGCCAACCCGTTTGCCGGCAAAGCCGAAGCGAGTATGGTCGAGCACATGAATGCCGATCACGCCAAGGCCATCGCCCATTACGTCGATCTGGCAGGCCTGCCGAAAACCGAGCCGGCACAATTGGCGGGCATCGATACTGAAGGCATGCACCTGCGCATTGGTCAGGCCCTGTACTGGCTGCCGTTTCAAGCGCCTTGTAATACGCCGACACAAGTGCGCGAAGCCTTGGTTTTCCTGGCTCACGCCGAACATTGGCCGAAAAATGAAGTGGCCGATGCTTGA
- a CDS encoding FxsA family protein, translating to MRPFLLLFVLFPVLELFVFVKVSGAIGFFPALLLIILGSMLGVFVLRIAGLATALRARESLNRGELPAQTMLEGLMLALAGGLLILPGFVTDVLGLIMLLPISRRLLANKMRQRAEEQAIRQRAFADDLQPRGGPAPRAPLGREPDVIEGEFEHRDSK from the coding sequence ATGCGCCCTTTTTTATTGCTCTTTGTACTGTTTCCGGTGTTGGAGCTGTTCGTATTCGTCAAGGTCAGCGGGGCGATCGGGTTTTTCCCGGCCTTGCTGCTGATTATTCTCGGCTCGATGCTCGGCGTGTTCGTGCTGCGCATCGCCGGTCTGGCCACCGCATTGCGGGCTCGTGAAAGCCTGAACCGCGGCGAACTGCCAGCGCAGACCATGCTCGAAGGCCTGATGCTGGCCTTGGCGGGCGGTCTGTTGATCCTGCCGGGTTTCGTCACCGACGTGCTGGGCTTAATCATGTTGCTGCCGATCTCCCGTCGACTGCTGGCCAATAAAATGCGCCAGCGCGCCGAGGAGCAAGCGATCCGTCAGCGAGCGTTCGCCGATGATCTTCAACCCCGAGGCGGTCCTGCTCCGCGAGCGCCGCTGGGCCGCGAGCCCGATGTGATCGAAGGCGAGTTCGAACACCGCGATTCCAAGTAA
- a CDS encoding SDR family oxidoreductase, with amino-acid sequence MQLTDKVIIITGGCQGLGRSMAEYFAAKGAKLALVDLNQEKLDDTVAACKAKGVEARAYLCNVANEEQVTHMVAQVAEDFGAIHGLINNAGILRDGLLLKVKDGEMTKMSLAQWQAVIDVNLTGVFLCTREVAAKMVELNNSGAIINISSISRAGNVGQTNYSAAKAGVAAATVTWAKELARYGIRVAGIAPGFIETEMTLGMKPEALEKMTAGIPLKRMGKPDEIAHSAAYIFENDYYTGRILEMDGGLRI; translated from the coding sequence ATGCAACTCACCGACAAAGTAATCATTATCACTGGCGGTTGCCAGGGTTTAGGCCGTTCCATGGCCGAGTATTTCGCCGCTAAAGGCGCCAAGCTTGCGCTGGTCGATTTGAACCAGGAAAAGCTCGACGACACGGTCGCCGCCTGCAAGGCCAAGGGTGTCGAAGCCCGCGCCTACCTGTGCAACGTCGCCAATGAAGAGCAAGTCACGCACATGGTCGCCCAGGTGGCTGAAGATTTCGGCGCGATTCATGGCCTGATCAACAACGCCGGGATCCTGCGCGACGGCCTGCTGCTGAAGGTCAAGGACGGCGAAATGACCAAGATGAGCCTGGCCCAGTGGCAGGCGGTGATCGACGTCAACCTGACCGGTGTGTTCCTGTGCACCCGTGAAGTCGCGGCAAAAATGGTCGAGCTGAACAACAGCGGCGCGATCATCAATATCTCCTCGATTTCCCGTGCCGGCAACGTTGGCCAGACCAACTACTCTGCCGCCAAGGCGGGTGTGGCGGCGGCGACCGTGACCTGGGCCAAGGAATTGGCGCGCTACGGTATTCGTGTGGCGGGCATTGCGCCGGGCTTCATCGAAACCGAAATGACCCTGGGCATGAAGCCCGAAGCGCTGGAGAAAATGACGGCCGGTATTCCGCTCAAGCGCATGGGCAAGCCGGACGAGATCGCCCATTCGGCGGCGTACATTTTCGAGAACGATTACTACACCGGCCGGATCCTGGAAATGGATGGCGGGTTGCGGATCTAA
- a CDS encoding co-chaperone GroES has product MKLRPLHDRVVIRRSEEEKKTAGGIVLPGSAAEKANSGEILAVGTGKVLDSGEVRALAVKVGDKVVFGPYSGSNTVKVDGEDLLVMSENEILAVIEG; this is encoded by the coding sequence ATGAAGCTTCGTCCTCTGCATGACCGCGTCGTCATCCGTCGCAGCGAAGAAGAAAAGAAAACCGCTGGCGGTATCGTCCTGCCAGGTTCGGCTGCTGAAAAAGCCAACAGCGGCGAGATCCTCGCTGTCGGTACCGGCAAAGTGCTGGATAGCGGTGAAGTGCGTGCACTGGCCGTTAAAGTGGGTGACAAGGTTGTGTTCGGTCCTTACTCCGGCAGCAACACCGTGAAAGTCGACGGCGAAGACCTGCTGGTAATGAGCGAGAACGAAATCCTCGCTGTTATCGAAGGCTGA
- a CDS encoding LTA synthase family protein: protein MDFFKTAPIRFLLLVTGAWLAIFTLTRTVLLLTHLNEAGSGFLSVFGVGLLYDLGFIAYAALPMGLYLLLCPPALWRRRGHRWFLQGLLTVSLFAMLFVSVAEWLFWDEFGVRFNFIAVDYLVYSDEVLNNLLESYPIGTLLSILAVLAVAMSFALRKPFNSALDSPLPALRNRLVNAMALLLVAGLSLQLLSQDAPRAQGGNAYQNELASNGPYQFFAAFRNNELDYPQFYSSLPPAVVAQQIRTELSEPNARFVGEDPQDIRRMIDNPGVLRKPNIVLVTIESFSAKYMGSNGDNRNLTPNLDALRKQSLYFNNFYATGTRTDRGLEAITLAIPPTPGRSIVKRVGRESGFASLGQQLAAVGYDSVFVYGGRGYFDNMNAFFSGNGYRVVDQSSVDEAEIQFKNAWGMADEDLYAQTLKLADANHAKQQPFLLQLMTTSNHRPYTYPDNRIDIKSGSGRDGAVKYTDYAIGQFLDQARKKPWFDNTIFVFVADHTAGSAGKEDLPISNYQIPLFVYAPKLIEARETAQLASQIDLAPTLLGLLNLDYQSTFFGRNLLQDNPLPPRVVVGNYQHLGLFDGKNLAILSPRQGLRRHDDALTESSESRATNSDPLITRAITYYQTASYGFKQQLLGWRAPMEGAGQVSER, encoded by the coding sequence ATGGACTTCTTCAAGACTGCGCCAATACGATTTCTGCTGCTCGTAACCGGCGCCTGGCTGGCCATTTTCACACTGACCCGAACGGTCCTGCTGCTCACGCACCTGAATGAGGCCGGCAGCGGCTTTCTCTCGGTATTTGGCGTTGGCTTGCTGTACGACCTGGGCTTCATTGCCTACGCGGCGCTGCCGATGGGTCTCTATCTGCTGCTCTGTCCACCCGCCTTGTGGCGCCGCCGTGGTCATCGCTGGTTCCTTCAGGGGCTACTGACCGTCAGTCTGTTCGCCATGTTGTTCGTTTCGGTTGCCGAATGGCTGTTCTGGGATGAGTTCGGTGTGCGCTTCAATTTCATCGCCGTCGATTACCTGGTGTATTCCGACGAAGTGTTGAACAACCTGCTCGAATCCTATCCGATCGGTACGCTGCTGAGCATCCTCGCGGTACTGGCGGTAGCGATGAGCTTTGCCTTGCGCAAACCGTTCAATAGCGCGCTGGATTCGCCACTGCCTGCTTTGCGCAATCGGCTGGTGAATGCCATGGCTCTATTGCTCGTTGCCGGCCTGAGCCTGCAGTTGCTCAGCCAGGACGCGCCGCGCGCTCAAGGCGGGAACGCCTATCAGAACGAATTGGCAAGCAATGGCCCCTACCAGTTCTTCGCCGCCTTCCGTAACAATGAACTGGATTACCCGCAGTTCTACAGTAGCCTGCCGCCCGCCGTCGTTGCCCAGCAGATTCGTACTGAACTGAGCGAACCCAATGCCCGTTTCGTTGGCGAAGATCCGCAGGACATTCGTCGCATGATCGACAACCCGGGCGTGTTGCGAAAACCCAACATCGTGCTGGTGACCATCGAAAGTTTCAGCGCCAAGTACATGGGCAGCAATGGGGACAACCGTAACCTGACCCCTAATCTCGACGCCTTGCGCAAGCAGAGCCTGTACTTCAACAATTTCTACGCCACCGGCACCCGTACCGATCGTGGCCTGGAAGCCATCACGCTGGCTATTCCGCCGACGCCGGGACGCTCGATCGTCAAGCGTGTGGGGCGTGAAAGCGGTTTCGCCAGCCTCGGGCAGCAACTGGCCGCGGTGGGATACGACAGCGTGTTCGTCTATGGCGGTCGTGGTTACTTCGACAACATGAATGCGTTCTTCAGCGGTAACGGTTACCGCGTGGTCGACCAGAGCAGCGTCGATGAAGCCGAGATCCAATTCAAGAATGCCTGGGGCATGGCGGATGAAGACCTCTATGCCCAGACGCTGAAACTGGCCGATGCCAACCACGCCAAACAACAGCCGTTCTTGCTGCAACTGATGACCACCTCCAACCATCGTCCTTATACCTATCCTGACAACCGGATCGACATCAAATCGGGCAGCGGTCGTGACGGTGCAGTGAAATACACGGACTATGCCATCGGTCAGTTTCTGGATCAGGCACGCAAGAAGCCGTGGTTTGATAATACGATCTTTGTCTTTGTCGCCGACCACACAGCCGGCAGCGCGGGCAAAGAGGATCTGCCGATCAGCAACTATCAGATTCCACTGTTCGTCTATGCGCCGAAATTGATTGAAGCTCGTGAAACGGCGCAACTGGCCAGTCAGATCGACCTCGCCCCGACCTTGCTGGGCCTGCTGAATCTGGATTATCAGTCGACGTTCTTCGGCCGTAACCTGCTGCAGGATAATCCGCTGCCGCCACGCGTGGTGGTTGGCAATTATCAGCATCTGGGCTTGTTCGATGGCAAAAATCTGGCGATCCTGAGCCCCCGGCAAGGATTGCGCCGCCACGATGATGCGCTGACCGAAAGTAGCGAGTCACGTGCCACCAACAGCGATCCCTTGATCACACGCGCCATCACGTATTACCAAACCGCCAGTTATGGCTTCAAGCAACAGCTACTTGGCTGGAGAGCGCCCATGGAGGGTGCCGGTCAAGTCAGCGAACGTTAA